In one window of Haemophilus parainfluenzae DNA:
- the queA gene encoding tRNA preQ1(34) S-adenosylmethionine ribosyltransferase-isomerase QueA has product MRVSDFHFDLPDELIARYPKEDRSSCRLLQLNGENGEISHRTFTDVLDLIDEGDLLIFNNTRVIPARMFGRKASGGKIEVLVERVLSEHHFLAHIRSSKAPKEGAELFLGEDKLGENNGVKAIMVGRQDALFEVELADKSRNVLDVLQEIGHMPLPPYIDRPDEEADQECYQTVYNKVPGAVAAPTAGLHFDDELLQKLHEKGVNFEFVTLHVGAGTFQPVRVENIEDHIMHAEYVELSQEVCNAIIETKKAGKRVIAVGTTSVRSVETAALSAEENGNPDLIEPYFSDTSIFIYPGKSFRVVDALITNFHLPESTLIMLVSAFAGFSHTMNAYKSAVKNRYRFFSYGDAMFITKNPNVKGLE; this is encoded by the coding sequence ATGCGTGTTTCTGACTTTCATTTTGACTTACCTGATGAGCTGATTGCTCGTTACCCTAAAGAAGATCGTTCTTCTTGTCGCTTGTTACAACTCAATGGTGAAAACGGGGAAATTTCTCACCGCACTTTTACCGATGTATTGGATTTAATCGACGAAGGTGATTTGTTGATTTTTAACAATACGCGCGTGATCCCTGCTCGTATGTTTGGTCGCAAAGCCAGTGGCGGGAAAATTGAGGTGTTGGTGGAACGTGTTTTAAGTGAACATCATTTCTTAGCGCATATTCGTTCATCAAAAGCCCCAAAAGAAGGTGCAGAATTATTTTTAGGCGAAGATAAGCTCGGTGAAAATAATGGCGTAAAAGCGATTATGGTCGGTCGTCAAGATGCCCTTTTTGAAGTGGAATTAGCGGATAAAAGTCGCAATGTACTTGATGTGTTGCAAGAAATCGGTCATATGCCGTTACCGCCTTATATTGATCGCCCAGATGAAGAAGCGGATCAAGAATGCTATCAAACCGTGTATAACAAAGTGCCTGGTGCAGTGGCGGCACCAACAGCAGGCTTGCATTTTGATGATGAGCTTTTACAAAAATTACACGAAAAAGGCGTCAATTTTGAATTTGTGACTTTGCACGTGGGCGCAGGTACATTCCAACCCGTACGTGTTGAAAATATTGAAGATCACATCATGCACGCAGAATATGTGGAACTTTCTCAAGAAGTCTGCAATGCCATTATTGAAACGAAAAAAGCGGGTAAACGTGTGATTGCGGTAGGTACAACATCAGTGCGTTCTGTTGAAACCGCAGCCCTATCAGCAGAAGAAAATGGCAATCCAGATTTAATTGAACCTTATTTTTCTGATACGTCTATTTTTATTTACCCGGGCAAATCATTCCGTGTGGTGGATGCGTTGATTACCAACTTTCACTTACCGGAAAGCACATTGATTATGTTGGTGTCTGCCTTCGCAGGCTTTAGCCACACCATGAACGCCTATAAAAGTGCGGTCAAAAATCGCTACCGTTTTTTCAGTTATGGCGATGCGATGTTCATCACTAAAAACCCCAATGTGAAAGGGTTAGAATAA
- the tgt gene encoding tRNA guanosine(34) transglycosylase Tgt, protein MKYELDKTSGSARRGRLVFERPQGTFTVETPAFMPVGTYGTVKGMTPEEVRATGAEILLGNTFHLWLRPGQEVMRKHGDLHDFMQWHRPILTDSGGFQVFSLGKLRKITEEGVKFQNPINGERIFLSPEKSMEIQYDLGSDIVMIFDECTPYPATFDYAKKSMEMSLRWAKRSRDRFDELGNKNALFGIIQGGVFEELRKVSLEGLVNIGFDGYAVGGLAVGEPKEDMHRILEYICPQIPADKPRYLMGVGKPEDLVEGVRRGIDMFDCVMPTRNARNGHLFVTDGIVKIRNAKYRDDTSPLDPECDCYTCKNYTKAYLYHLDKCGEILGARLNTIHNLRYYQRLMAEIRQAIEDDRFDDFVVEFYARMGKPVPPLQLADNS, encoded by the coding sequence ATGAAATATGAATTAGATAAAACCAGCGGCAGTGCTCGTCGTGGTCGCTTGGTGTTTGAACGTCCACAAGGCACGTTCACCGTTGAGACCCCTGCGTTTATGCCAGTGGGTACATACGGCACGGTAAAAGGCATGACACCTGAAGAAGTGCGTGCGACGGGTGCAGAAATTTTGCTTGGTAACACGTTCCATCTATGGCTTCGTCCAGGTCAAGAAGTCATGCGTAAACACGGTGATTTACATGACTTTATGCAATGGCATCGTCCGATTTTGACTGATAGTGGCGGTTTCCAAGTATTTAGTTTAGGTAAATTACGTAAAATCACCGAAGAAGGCGTGAAATTCCAAAATCCAATTAATGGTGAGCGCATTTTCCTTTCACCTGAAAAATCCATGGAAATTCAATACGATTTAGGTTCTGACATCGTGATGATTTTCGATGAATGTACGCCTTATCCAGCGACTTTCGATTATGCGAAAAAATCCATGGAAATGTCTCTTCGTTGGGCAAAACGCAGCCGCGATCGCTTTGATGAATTAGGCAATAAAAATGCGCTATTCGGTATTATTCAAGGCGGCGTGTTTGAAGAATTACGCAAAGTATCATTAGAAGGCTTAGTGAATATTGGCTTTGACGGTTATGCGGTGGGCGGTTTAGCGGTAGGTGAACCAAAAGAAGACATGCACCGCATTTTAGAATACATCTGCCCACAAATCCCGGCTGATAAACCGCGTTATTTAATGGGCGTGGGTAAACCAGAAGATTTAGTGGAAGGTGTACGTCGTGGTATTGATATGTTCGACTGTGTAATGCCAACTCGTAATGCACGTAACGGCCATTTATTCGTGACTGATGGCATTGTCAAAATCCGTAATGCAAAATACCGTGATGATACCAGCCCGTTGGATCCTGAATGTGATTGCTACACCTGTAAAAACTACACCAAAGCGTATTTATATCATTTAGATAAATGCGGTGAAATTTTAGGTGCACGCTTAAATACAATTCACAATTTACGCTATTATCAACGTTTAATGGCAGAAATTCGTCAAGCTATCGAAGACGATCGTTTTGATGATTTTGTGGTGGAATTCTATGCTCGCATGGGCAAACCTGTTCCACCATTACAATTAGCGGATAACTCATAA